TTTAAAGCTGATACCCTTAAATCAGCTAATGGGTAAAAATATATCGTTGAATCTCAGCAGCGATCCTTTGCTGTTAATATCCATAATTGCCTTTGGCCTCATCCTTGGTTTGTTATCGGGATTGTATCCCGCCATTCATCTTTCGGCGATGAAACCTTTAACTGTTCTTATAGGACGGCATAAGACAGGAAAAGGAAGTTCATTTTTGCGCCAGTTGCTTGTACTGGTTCAATTCATTGTTTCTGTTTCTGTTATTGCATGTACGCTGCTCATGGCTATACAGATGCAATATGTTTCCAGTAAATCGTTGGGTTTTAATAAAGAGAATCGATTAATAGTTACCCTGCGGGGCGCTGACCTGGTAGAGAATATGCCAACTGTAAAAAAGGAGTTGATAAATAACCACAATGTGCTCGGAATGGCCTTTTCTACCCATAAGATCAATAATACTCCCATAGCTTATTTAAACATAAAAAATAATGACAATGTCACTAAAACATTATCCGCTAATATTATGGCTGTGAGTCAGAATTTTGTAGATGTAATAGGAATGGAACTCATAGCAGGAAGAGATTTTTCAAAGGAACAAATAACCGATAAAAAAATTTCATTCATTATCAGTGAGACAGTTGCCAAAAACATGAAGTGGGAACAGCCGCTTGGAAAAAGTATTGAGTATGGCGAAGCAGACGCAAAAGTAATTGGAGTTGTGAAGGATTTTCATCACGAAAGCCTCAAAAGTAAAATTCAGCCTTTTGTTTTAAGGATGTTTTCCGGTGTTGAGCAGGACAAGGTAGGAAACCAGGCCCGTGAAACCATGATTTATTATCTCTACATTAATATCAGAGGAAATGAGATCGCCCAGACACTGGATTTTATTAAAACAAAGTTTGAAGAATTTGATCCTGAACACCCTTTTGAATTTGAATTTCTTGATGATACTCTGAATAAGATGTATTTGTCAGAAACCAATCTTATGGGCCTGATAGGTATCTTTGCAGGTGTCTGTATATTCATTTCCTGTCTAGGACTGTTTGGTCTTGCTGCTTTTACAACAGAACTGCGAACAAAAGAAATCGGAATAAGAAAAGTATTGGGCGCTTCTACCTGGAAAATAATATTAATGCTGGCTAGCCGGATTTTACTGCTTGTTTTAGGTGGTTCCCTAATTGCATCTTTAATTGCCTATTATGCAATGGATGAATGGCTGGCTGATTTTGCCTACAGGATAAGTATAAATCAGGCTATATGGGTGTTTTTTATAGCTGCTGCAGTGGCTGCCTGCGTAGCTTTTATGACTATTGTTTTACAGTCATTGAAGACAGCACAGGCAAATCCGGTGGAGGCGCTGCGACATGAATAGAAAAGACGAACTTCCAACATTCAACATCGAACGTTCAATGATGAATGAAAGGCATAAAAGAAAAGACTGGATTCCGGATCGAGTCCGGAATGACAGACTAAAACATAAATGCCTAACCGTCATTCCCGCGAAAGCGCATTGGCGTCAAGCTAAAATCTATTGAAATGACAGGATAAATTTTAATGTTAAGGATTGATCGTACATACAATATATTTTGTTGTCCATATAAAATATCCACTGAAAGAGGATATCAAATATTA
The sequence above is drawn from the Desulfatiglans sp. genome and encodes:
- a CDS encoding FtsX-like permease family protein; amino-acid sequence: MFLSFIKITLRILYREKVYAIINIAGLSIAIACCLILGMWLRSELTYDQHHKNHRQIYRVESDYVFDGSSTRTAVTSRYLGPMLAEEYPEVRGFVRFRKFPGFKLLMRHEEKAYFWGTVFVASDNVFDAFTHNIIYGDPKTALVDPASMAVSETFSRMYFGDTNPIGKTIESNGKIRKITLVFADLPENSHLRYDALFSFNDKEFAGDDTVTARQNGLWNPNDYTYLLMSEDYNIRDFKSISDAFFKKHMAEIGKTFNGTWNGWLQPLKDIHFNSRLLYDEPAGNRIYVYGFLAVAVFILLVACINYMNLATARAAKRAKEVGIQKILGSGRSRLMFQFVGESLFFSIISLFLGLVLIEVALKLIPLNQLMGKNISLNLSSDPLLLISIIAFGLILGLLSGLYPAIHLSAMKPLTVLIGRHKTGKGSSFLRQLLVLVQFIVSVSVIACTLLMAIQMQYVSSKSLGFNKENRLIVTLRGADLVENMPTVKKELINNHNVLGMAFSTHKINNTPIAYLNIKNNDNVTKTLSANIMAVSQNFVDVIGMELIAGRDFSKEQITDKKISFIISETVAKNMKWEQPLGKSIEYGEADAKVIGVVKDFHHESLKSKIQPFVLRMFSGVEQDKVGNQARETMIYYLYINIRGNEIAQTLDFIKTKFEEFDPEHPFEFEFLDDTLNKMYLSETNLMGLIGIFAGVCIFISCLGLFGLAAFTTELRTKEIGIRKVLGASTWKIILMLASRILLLVLGGSLIASLIAYYAMDEWLADFAYRISINQAIWVFFIAAAVAACVAFMTIVLQSLKTAQANPVEALRHE